ACAATGGTTATAACCGCAAGATACTTTATCATATAGACTCGTGTAGTCATAAACATAACACTGACGTATCAAAAGGGGGATATTATATGCAATCACATGCACGGTCGAAACGGCAGACATACCAGCTTTTCGAGGTGGCAAATCGAAAGAAAAGTTTGACAATCGACTaagggtatgttattgttttgagacAACTCGTACCTCACACTATTCTGTAGACACAGTGCCTATTAcatcaaatctaataaaataaaacacagattcCTATTATCATTACGTTTGATAAAAAGGATAAGAGAAAATCCCATCAGGGGCCATGTCCACGTGATCCTTGATAAAGACCAGTCAAATTGCTGCCCCCGAAACTTTCACACCTAAGGTCATCTCGCCCCAAGAGAACAACATAGCTTACCGTATATGTATACTGAGAAATGTTGTTTACACTTGATGCAGCAAGGTGCAGAACCTACACGTGGTCgtgagtacacgtggtataaaggtcacttGAGCATGACATGACCCCCCATGGGACGCTGTCAGATCCTCTACTCACCGGAGTGGtcataaggatctgtattttaatcagatttccTATCACATATTGCTGTTCACAGTCGTGGTTCCCTAGTGACCACCAATCTCTCTACGGCAGGTTGCTCCCATTCTGACTTAGAATTGAGGAGCTTGTCAGCAACTGATCCGTGTATAGCGACCGCCTCTGAAACTTGTCGCTCGAGTGGCTTGGAGAAGGTCTTGAGGACTTCACACTTGAAGTTTCTAATGTCACCTTCGTCTCCTGGGTGTTCTTCGAGCATGCCAGAGCATTAGAGAGATTACCATTCTCTACTTGGCGCCTGTGTTCCTGGAACCGGGTATAGGCATTTCGGCCGGTTTCACAATGTACTCAGCCACTGTGTTGTGCTTGGCACAGATTTTGCATGTGGCTTTGTACAGCGCACCGGACCGGAAATGTAATGACCCAACACCAGAACCAGGGTTGCTCTGACACAGCACACACTCTCCTCGTTGACATTCATCACCAAATTTAGTGTCGGTACGAACAAGTTGCTGCTTGATCGTCTGCCAACCAGTTTCAACCACCCTGATATTCACGTCAAGTCTGGGCCCCTGTACCGCTGTCACCCCTCGTACACGTCTGGCAAGTTCTGCACCAGGAGTTGATGGTGCGAAAATTACGGTGTCAGCTGGTCGAAACCACGAAGCCTTTTTCACGTTCTTCCTAGACCTGCGCTCATTCTCCTTCCAAGATCTATGCCGATATAGTGGCGTATCACCACGCTCGCTCGCGGATACCTGATTGGCATAGCCTCTGAGGGCAGCAATGATTACATTGGCCCTAAAAGACTCTGGGTATCCTGAGATCAGCATCATCTCCGCAAGATCCTCCATAAGCTCTTGGCGCAGTTCTGGTACCAAAGATGGTCTGGTGTTACGCAATCGGCGTATGCCGTCCTGAATTAGGGATTGGCGTTGCACGGACACAGGGAGTGCACTGCGATTGAGGATGAATTGTGAGCTGGAAACCTCTTTCTTTTAGAACTTCCAGTCCACAGACCCATCCGCGTCGCGAATTTAGACCTGAATGTCCAGCTACGGCATCCATCCAGAATCATGGATTAAATTCATTGGAGGTATTGGTAAGTTCAAACCGTGGTAAAATAAGGATTGTTTGACAATGCTTGTACTATGTTTATGATATTGTGGTTTTAAAAGTCGGGAAGAACTGGACATGTGACAACTTACATTTATTGTTGGGGTGAAGTTGAAGTTCTTTGTCTTATTAAGTAGGAGGATTGTAGGAGGAAGCGTTGAGTTATTCTTTCCAATTATTGGCTAATCAGATGATCTGTGATCACAATCCAGTATTTTAGACTTGAGTGAGAAACCCTCAAGTAGAGACGAGTAAGCAGTTCGTttcaatataattacatgtcGCCTTATAAACAtaagttacaacacaaaatttaaTGAAGCACTGAACAaatcttgtttttatgcctAATGTAGAAAGTATGTGTAGATGAAAACAATGAGTTACATAACTTGCAGAAATAACTTTGtttcaagttttatttactttgagTTTGCTGACTCATCAGTTGGATATACATGCATAAATTATTACATGGCATTCAAATggatcatataatacatattgtacaaagaTACAGATAGACGTAGCCCGAAATACTAtagccctgacaccagacttagacataaTGACAGATAGGTGTCTGGTACGTATACGCGTCTGGTGTAGTAATCTATCTGTTaaaatgtctaagtctggtgtcagggtcaGAGTATCCCGGGCTAAGatagacagtactacattcggaagagtataactaattgATTAATAAAGATCGTTTTGCGTTCGAAGCTTTAAGGTTTGTTTTTGCTAAGTTCTGTAGTTTTTTCACATCTGTTACATTAAAAAGTTGTATtagttttgattaaaaaaaatcacgaaTTTTAGACGGATATCAGAATAACATGGAGATTTCAcaacaaaatgaaattcatctacaaaatcatttaaatcacacaaagtacatattcttaaatattgtggtatattttgGTAGCGAACCTTTTCTACATTAAGACTGTGTGCAGAGATCCTTCTTTTGGAAATTTCTTTGAGAAAATCTTTTAAGATTGGTTTTCTTAAATAGTTTTGTAAATCAAAATCGTGGTTAAGACAGGagtaaaattatcattttgaagATGTTCTTATGTGTGCAAGACAattttgtttatacatatctATTAACCTTTGTTTAATTATACAATAGGTACTGTTATCTATATTGTCTGTTTGCCAAAGTTAACCTAAACATATTCTatacaattcattttttatatttatcatcCATACGTCATTGTGATCTAACATTTCTTGATTTCTTGTAAATATGTTaattgaaattgtagaccacaacttggcttcatggtaTAACCGTATCTTAGACTGGTGTGGACGTTAATGTAATGAGTTTTGAcagtaaatgttaaaatcaattTCTGCTGTAAATTATAAGCTATGTGTTGTAAGACCAATgtattgtaattatcaaaatcttGATTCTTGAGTACTATCGacacatatataacatttaacGCTTTAATTATCTCGTTTTTAACATGAACGGCCTTTTAATAGTACTCTGTAGGTCAAAGTTGTGATATGTTTTCGAATATTTATGTATCTGCATGTGTATGCCTGAAATCACCTCTATCGATGTCATTTGAGATTGAATTAACTTTTCTCTAGCTTTAACATTATTTCGACATTTACTGTAAAGTTGACCGATCTGAGCTAATCAAAATCGAAGCGTGCGACAGCATCATTTTCGCAATTTTTAAGTACAGTGTATGTGATATATCCATGCGTCTTCATGAACCCTTCTtagtccgccatcttggaattaCCATCCCTGATCATGCTTAAACACTGATCACTCTATCGATTGAAGTTTTAAGTGTGGAGGCCACCATTGAATGTACATTGCACTTAACATGATACACTGCTATCATCTTGAATGCTTTTATGACTTTATCCAATTATACTTCTTCACACATCCCTCAGCGTAAGAACAATAGAATACCAGGTGATACCATATCAGAACCACAACTATCGTCACTGTCAATAAACATGTGTGTAAAGATGGCAATGGAAACGACCACAGACAATCCATATTTACCTATGCCAACACCTACCTTATATGATGGTCAATGGAGGGAAAGTCATAAAGCAATTAGGGAAAGGAAATCACATTATGGATCGTAAACCATCGTTTACAACACGAACCCATTTTACGGTTAAATTCTTCAGCATATCAACAATTAGGACCTTTCAAAATAACGACTTTATTAAAAGGTGTTCAGGATTTCGCCGAATACAGATAATCAAGAGTGTACGTTAACAGATGGTTCTTCCTTTGGTGGTATTTATATCTAACCCATTTCGGAAGGAGACGGCCATGTTTTAGAGATGGGAATCCGTAATGCTACACTTTTTTATCACTGGATCACAATTTGTATCTTCGGAGAAGGCCTAAAGAGGATTTCTGTTGCGGGCACAGGTTACTAACATATCTTTTTcccaaatgtatattttaatgattaatttcaataagttacaaaacataaacaagttaatattgatatttcagGAAATATTTACAAGAAACGTGAATTTCAttgaatatttacaacatttctACCCCCAATAAGTTTTTATATGAAGTTGCCATAAGATGTTAATACGTACATCTAAGTTTTGAATATGAGCATTAACAGAAATGTCTGATTTCGTCTCTGTAACCACATTGTGCACTACGTTCACTGGAGACTAGTTTAGTGAAAGTAAAATAAGTCATACATATATCTCGTTTTGTAGAATTAAGTTTAACAGATAAGcatattttttcagaaaagaaaacttATGCATgggaattattttttaatcgGGGTTTTACTGGAATAAAACttcgtttttttttcataagtcGTATTTTGTGGAcacaatgaaaacaaatcaaCATATTGATGGTGTTTGACTGTAGATATGTAACAAGTGACCATCAAAAGATATATAGGTTGTACATGGATATTGCAGTAATTGGACCAATttagttttaacaatattctaTTCAAGTAAACTctcatacatacaaatacactTGAAGTTAGCATAGGAAAACAAGTTTATAGCTTATATTAATTCACCTCGTAAAACAAAAGTTTTGACATGGACATATAGACATTAATGTAGTACTAGTAGAAGTGATAATCATCAACGGAGTACAATTTCAAacctttggatcaacaacacgCAGTgcatatgatacattgtgtttagtaattatgatatatcaaagaaacaccatttaacaaaggatgacaatttattgactcgtgccctatcagGGCCTCGAATCACGATCTACTGCACCCAAATGCAATATCCTCGCCAAACATACACGCGCCTCTTGGTAGAAGTGATACAAACACTAATTCTCAGAAAAGTTCCAAGTTGCTGTCttctctatatattttctttttagaaatattttaacaGGTAAAGTTTATGTTTGAGGCTTAAAACTGACTATTTGGAACATAAAAAGCATACTTTAATGCACTTTGTTCTGAAAATGAGAATTAtgttgattttctttttttcaattcaaaatagGTTAACCACAGGAAATAGGCTTGTCACAGGAGAACTGACCCAAATTCATActtaaaaatattatctaaGTGTGATAAAATGTTATGTTAGTAATTTTTTTGTAGGTgttcatcaaatatttaaatgtttaaatagtttttgtaaaagaacgtatttcaataaattttgaacAAAAAGTTCGCCTGTCCTTTGAAGAGATGTGTGTGGTGTTACCACAATCATTTTGGTTCAAATGATGCATCACTAGGAAGGATAAGTACTATTATCCATAATGTATTAACTAAACATCTACTTCCTATTTATTTGGCACATGATGACGTAAGCCAAGGGAGGGgagttttaaatttaaatcaaatcaatgGCGAGTTTAGCTATTAATGAACATTTCAGTGTCCATGGCGTGACCAGTTATTTTGAACCATGACATGTATTGTCAATAAAAGTCTCTGTTGTATTTTAAAAGAACTATTAGTAAGTTCAAATTAAGTTGTTACAGTTTGTACAATAATTAAGAGCAGaaatgaaaatctttaaaaaaatgaaaaaacgTCCGTGGTGTTACTGTCCTTGGTGTTACCAAATAGTGATAAAATAGCAACACCACTGACAATTTTTGTTAACACCACAGACATAAAAGAGTCTTAAAAGAAGAAATTTAAAACACCTTATCATTTAATTCttataatatttgatgtataCATCTCCatagatgaaataaatttttaaataatgaatcacaaatacactgtataatCATCAACAGTACCACCACATCTAGTCCTGGTGACACTATTGACAAACATGGTAACACTATAGATAAGGACATAGAAATACTGATTTTGTTACTCCTTTTGTAACATAAGATATATTTGaaactatttgttatcataatATTATGTCTAACTAGTCCATTTTTAATCTCATTATGATCTGGTTTCATTATGATGATCAAGAACTATACAAAACATTACATTCTGGTAACACCATGGACAAATGTCTGTTGTGTTACTTTTGTCAGCGGTATTCAATCAATGTCCATAGTGTTACCGGGACAAACATGTTGCAAAAAGATAAGTTTAAGATGAAATATAGAGCATGttaacaaacaaaaagttttcaaaatattgaaagaCCAAAATAATATCTTTGTCTCAAAAGCATAATCTTTTTGagtcattttatttaataaaatgaaaagtatCTGTATGCTATAAAAGTACAAGGATGTTGGCTGGTGAGATTAATTATTCGTCAGCTGATTCCGGAGTATTTAAGtaatataatttgatatgatTTATTACTTTGACAAAGtatcaaatgaaatgaacaattattaattatattgataacATTACCATAGTATTTGAGTATGGTAACACCATggacatttgaccttgacatgtGATCTTTTGGTCGTCATAGTAACTAATGGGGAATTTATCAGAAACTaccaatattatttttgatatctaaaatgataatattttaagtTTCTGAACCAAAGTTATCTATTTATTGAGGTAAACATTTCAGTTTTCTTTATGTTGGATTTGGAACATTTCTGAGAATGACTAATATAAGATATTTCTCTATACCaagtatgtaaatatatagacaattatatatttatctttatatttacctTGTAATTGAATTTGGTTCATTTATAATCAAATCATAATAAAGCGATTTATTTAAGTACCCAATCTGTAATAGTGTAGCTTTGTTTTTGTCAACAGGAATTATTCACACAAAGTGTTCTCTCGTCAATATGCCAATGGTCTTGACCTGTGGTCAGTCTGAAGTTATCTATATACACCAGACAACCTTGATAGATTGGCCAGGATCAGCTTCCACGTGCGAACTGCCTCTTTGTAATCAATACTGTCGAGCATCTACACAGGACCATGATAGGTACTTcaatggccgccagacagcacAGTATACATTTTGGCGGGAAAGTTTAATTGGACATGACTCCCTTACCGGCAGATGTAACACGTCTTCTTCGTCAAGTTTGGTCCACGTTCGATACGAATGTTTAACAGGtaatctctcccagggttcatCTGGGTCCTTCAAGCATGGTGAAATAAGAGGACCACAGTATACTGTGGGGGAAATTGGGGTAATGATTTAAATTCCATTTCTATTTACGCCACAAAATCATATTCTTCTCCGGATAAACACTGATGcatatttaaataatacataACATTAAAACAAGTGTTGTATCACATAGAATTTGTAACTAGTATCACTGTGTTTGCGTATTTGACAAAGCTTGTTTTGCTCACAGTTGTCTAGTTAAAAACAGAATTAGTAGTTATagatgtatataataattatcataACTTTCCAATAAAACATTTGGAATTCAAATAAGTATAGAAACAAATTGCTTTAATTTAATAGTTTTAAGAGTTTTACTTTATTTGAACCGTCTTCAGTAAGCAAACTGAACAACGTTTGTAGCAACACCAAGATTTCGGGCATGACATCTGGGTTTCTGACGAGTCCCGGATTTCCAGGTTCCCCGACCTCAGGCCGGACTGGCTGCCAATGTACGATAACGACTACTGACAACGGCATAGTAACTATGGCAGCTGTTCTTATTAATCCTATCCTTACTGATCAACAAGCGAGGTGGACATTGGAGGTCATCGATGCAGACGGTAAGATGATTTAATCCTAACTAAATTCCTACTATGATCTTAAAATTCTGATTTTCTAGAGCGTTTTGACGTAAATTGTACTTTTGCTTTGATGTTGAGATAttctataaaatgaaattatccaCAATAACCTAAGGACATTACATCTTAAAACATCTACAGTACACTCTAAACCAACTAATGTTCGTGTGAAACACCATGTATATCGCGGGCGAGTAGATATCGGGAAATTAAATCACCGCGACAAAACAGTAAAACGAGAAATCAAGTCCACCGCAACGAAACAGTAAAACGAGAATTCAAGTCCACCGCGACAAAACAGTAAAACGAGAAATCAAGTCCCCATGAAATAAGGTTTACAGTATTTTCTTTGTGTAACAATGCATATCTGTTACCCATATCatataaatttagaaaaaatatgcTGTCAAGTGAAAAAGCTTTAATAATTGAAGGCTTTCGGAAAGACtatgaagaaaacaaacattacatATCCATGACAACATATAAGGCACACCAGTAAGGGTATATCATGAGTTAAAAGGAATTATGTACACTTTAATTTGTATACATGTCGAAAATGTGAAATTATCTTGATTTGTTAATACAGAACATGACGACTGGGGCAGTAGCAATGAAAAACTCAAGcgaaaacaaattaatatatatttaaatgtgcGTATAAAGTCTGCAGAAATGTTATCATACACTGTATGTgactttcaaatattttcacagCTGAATTCATTAAAACgtactttttttcatttttaagatTAGCGAAGAAAaagaatatcaaaattttcaactagttatggtacatgtaaaataaatttgaaaagtaAATAGTCGGAATACTATGCTAAACAATGTTTAACTACCTTTTCaatcatttaagcattgatgtgactatttttttaatttcatcggggtatgaaataaattttgtttgcaaactgtgtgaatccgcgtagcagattacgcggattctcacaaaagttcataaccgatgaagttaaaagagagttacatcaattttataattaaattttcataCTGCTTGATAACATAAACACGTTTAaacgtaaaatttcattgattttccaataaacaatttttttcttaatcaataCGTAACGTGGACGTCtctattgttacgtcattataaCGTCGGGCTTTtagcgccattctcggattttttttcttcatagtatttgaagaaaaataatttgcCAATCAAGAAGTCGgattaaatatgaaaacaaatcaaaataattatatacgtATTATCCGTGATGATATTCttgttttatatagaaaagATTCAAGTCCTGGACACTCAAGGCTGGTTTACAACCGCTGTAGCACTCCACCCCTCTTCTCGGGTTAAACTGAGGTTTTCCAGTTCCGGTGATACAACAGGGATGCAATCTCACTTCACTTCATATCCCAGTGGGTTTTGGATAAGATATTCAGGTATATACGAATGTTCATATATACTTATATTGTTTCTGTTGTCAAAAGTCCGGACCCACATGGTCTTTTTCAAGGACAGACACTAATAATGTAAAGTTACCGTCTTCTTGTCAACGCTGtccaataaaaaaatatatatcgttCGTCGACAAATTGGATCAGGAATCCtaatatttgaaaatacttaagcattgatgtcactatttttttaacttcatagggatatgaaataaatattttgtttgacaaaTTGGATCAGGAATCCtaatatttgaaaatacttaagcattgatgtcactattttttttaacttcatagggatatgaaataaatattttgtttgccaactgtgtgaatccgcgtagcggattctaacaaatgtttgcaaacaaaatttatttcatacccctatgaagttaaaacaatagtcacatcaatgcttataataaaTTTTTCAGACTGCTTGATAACATAaagtacgtttaaacgtacgattcttttgattttccattggattatttttctaaatcaatacgcaacgtcgacgtctctattgtgacgtcatgattacgtgGGATTTtggcgccattctcggattttttcttcatagtatatgaagaaaaataattagccaatcagagagttggatCTAGTATGAAACAATTATTATCTTTTGTAGCTTTTCCATCTTTTACAACGATAACACTTCAATGCTCGGCGCCGTCTGATCACAATGCGGTATCTGCAGGTAAGTAAACAGACAGTCATACTTATATACAGCTTACCAACTGCGCATGCGTGGTCATTTTAAAGCTGTATATTGGTGCTAATGGTGGTCATTTTACAAATAGATTTCATAGCTTATCACACACATATATTAATGAAGATTACAATTGTTATTCCCGCACGTATGATTGTTTTCGTCTCGCATGACAATTTTCTGTAATACAGCTGACACGACAAACTAAAAGCCGTCAATGTCACAAAATGATGAAGACATTTCtatctatatttgtatttgtactGAAAACTAGTTACAAAAAGAACATATTCCTTTACCAAAAACaagaatacaaatgtacatgtgatGGTATTGGATAGGCGGccaaatgtcaaaatatcagaTATAGACGTTAAACCCTGAAgaacaatgtaaataaaaagtGAAACACTCATCATTAATCTATTATAACATTATTCAACAAATTATGACATATttgttttagtatatatattcttattaGTGATATATTCGAATTATAGCACTACctttttatatttctatgtttAGTATATTTAACAAACAGTTACCACAACATCCAGAACATCTTCCGACGTCAAAAAAACTAAATTCATTCCAAACAGATTATACGTTCTAAAAAGTATTTTTCAATAATATGAcataatgtcattttttaagTAATTTACTTGGAGGTTTTAACCGTTTTTGTCAGATTTCAGCTATGTTTTCTTTGAAGTAAAATCATGTCTGCATAAAATCCTAGACTGTTTCCTAAATATGTTCTTTCTACGTTGAAGGCACATTAGCatcagtaaaaacaaacaaataagaaaCGTTTGATATGACATCTGGTTGTTTCAATTTTGCATTGTTGCATCTGGTTATGTTTTGATTGATACGTCATATAAGCTTTGGATATGACGTTGTTTATTTTACGGAAAACGATGCGCACAGACTAGTGACGTAACTACcaatacctacatgtacatgtacattaagttGCAGATATAGTATGAAAAGCCGGATAATGCTAACTTTTTTACAGTTACGGTGGCAGTGTCGTGCGCTTTGGTTGTGGCCTTCATTCTATTTCTACTGACACTGGCGTATTTTGGAAGGAAATGGTATATGTAATGATTAAAGcttaattttgcttttgattaaagaaataaatgtgTAAAATTAGTTTCTAGagatattttgtgttatattttaacaaggaaacaagttttttttactttagaattattttcatgtgttGTGGATTTTTTTGCCTAGATAGTATGGATTGTATAATCGAAAAATGAAATAACTAAAACATAATCAAACGAGGATATATGGATATTTGAAATAGTAGTTCTAAAGATTATCCGCTGACATGACATGCATAAAGTAGTGAGGTTgatattattgttcaaatgacttAAACAAATACGGTAATTAAACTATATAAAGTAATCATTTTTGCAGGTGGCCTATTAAATTCTCAAAACTAAGGATATTACAACACAGGAAAACACGGTTCGAAGACGGACACGATAACTACGGACATGAGTTCGATTCTAGTTCTGATCGCTGGGAGAGTTCAGAAATAACGGACATTGGGGCCAGCAGGCAGTGTATGTCACTTCCAGAAATTTATCTCGCTCAGCAGATTAGTAAAATGAATCTTGAGGCTCACTCAACACCACGAAAAGGACGTGTTGAAGGTCGACGGAAAACGTCTACGATCAGTCTCCCTTCCTCTGCCTCATGTAGATTGTCTGTAATTACAAACGAGATCGTGCACGAATTTGACGAGTTTGAAAACGAGACCGGAAGTTACGATTCTTTCGCGATGGagattttttatcttgaaggaATAACTGGTGATGAAATTGATGTATGAGAGCCTCTTAAAGAGTTGATTCGAACCACCAAATAGTCTAAATCCATTATTATTGAAAGTAACTCAAATTTATACTTGCATTTTTATTGTTCATGCCCATTTGGAAATTTAGCCATATTGGAATGCTAATTTGATCATTCACACTGTATAGAGTATTGATTTGATATAATAAACAATGCTTGATAAACTAATGTCGTAAGATCTTCTTAAATTCACTAGTCGAAATTGAGAAATATGTTTAGGTGCGTatgatatgtgataaaaaaagcATGACTGAGTCGATATGATTATGTGTCAAGGGTAACGCTTGTTACCGACCTAATTTACTCCATCCCTATACTGAAACGTACGTCTTAAATATTAAGTAATTATCAtcagatgaaaatattaatcaaTACACAAGTATAAGATAAAGCACAGTGCAAGTCGTTATGTACCTTGTTAACCTGAATAAGGACATGTCAATATCTTATCAAAAGATTATCTCTGAATATTAATTGGTGTTCATTGAGATGCTTGCCTAAGTTATATTCTTTTACCACCTGATATGTTGTGAACGTATAATCAGCTGTTTATTTAAACCTTCTTATAGACGAATTGTTGATAGTAGCACTACTCTTTCAACTAAGACATGTTGATATTCTTGCATGTTTTCTGTTAATCAAAATAGGTCACTGAGTTGGCGAGGTTTAGCACATATTACTACGTTTATTTATACTGCAACATGATAGATTATGAATATTCAAGAGAAATTGGTTTCTTACGATTCCTTTCAACAATTGTAATTGTGGCTCTATGTGTACAGGgacacaaaggtacatagttcgAATCACCTAGTAATTGTTATTTAAGTACATTTCAATATTTCGACAAAaattatatgtctttgtttacTAGTGTTTTAGAATAGCGATGTTAGTGAATGTAGCTTTTATTCGCGCGCCAATGGATCCCACGGTTCTAATTGAGTATTTTGAGATCCACAATAAGTATCGCGATTTTTAATGTGTAATTAGTCTCTTACTAAGTGTGTGTTTTAtgaattatacattgtactaggAAAAGTAATGTTATACTATTCAtgtaataattttttgttttgtatttcctCCTCTGTGTTATTTTGCAATAGTAATAAGcatttaaacacatttttagcATTCTGAACTAATGCTATttcttatttattgtatttggTCGAAtaaaaatgcatacaaaatgAATAGAAAAAGCAGTAAGTTACAAATTATTTGATTAGGCAAATGTCATGATGCCATAGAAATAACTGAAAGACGGTAATTGTGGTTGACTATGACTTTAAATGAAGTCTTTGCAAGTCTGTGTTAGTCTTTTACAAGTTTCCCATTTAAAAGAGTTTGCAATCTCTCTCTATTTCATGTAAGTAGATATCGGGGGATAATCAGGAAGAGTTATTTCTCTTTGTACATTAAGGTA
The nucleotide sequence above comes from Argopecten irradians isolate NY chromosome 1, Ai_NY, whole genome shotgun sequence. Encoded proteins:
- the LOC138335071 gene encoding uncharacterized protein, producing the protein MGIRNATLFYHWITICIFGEGLKRISVAGTGIIHTKCSLVNMPMVLTCGQSEVIYIHQTTLIDWPGSASTCELPLCNQYCRASTQDHDRYFNGRQTAQYTFWRESLIGHDSLTGRCNTSSSSSLVHVRYECLTVSKLNNVCSNTKISGMTSGFLTSPGFPGSPTSGRTGCQCTITTTDNGIVTMAAVLINPILTDQQARWTLEVIDADEKIQVLDTQGWFTTAVALHPSSRVKLRFSSSGDTTGMQSHFTSYPSGFWIRYSAFPSFTTITLQCSAPSDHNAVSAVTVAVSCALVVAFILFLLTLAYFGRKWWPIKFSKLRILQHRKTRFEDGHDNYGHEFDSSSDRWESSEITDIGASRQCMSLPEIYLAQQISKMNLEAHSTPRKGRVEGRRKTSTISLPSSASCRLSVITNEIVHEFDEFENETGSYDSFAMEIFYLEGITGDEIDV